aatgtcttcccatatgttgtaagaatagaatttacccttccattattaagtgaattactgtattttgattatgttcagacttacatttaccccttttcacttgcttaatgtgccggtccattttttgccgttcaaacgcacgtttgattggctgatgactagaacaaACAAGGACGCACATTCAAACAACCCAGACAGAAATACTAGTACATGTCAACATATCGTCTCCTCCACCTCTTTCAAagatgagggatattagaattttttttaggacagctgcagcagcagccactgtaagtagatGTCAATATTGTGCAGGTGGGGAACACGgcactaattttgctattgaaagtccaacctgcatcacagttagcataacattaaactgtggggACTTGCTAACCttcaaaacttgagtaggaagcatattggagaaaagtgtcctcctgtattgcATGTGTTTTCTACCGTTAACGTTAATTCAcctgtgcatttattcattattcaaaatatatttattttctccatcattcattgaaaaataattttatttgcagcctatgcagacatttctttaactccccccccccccccccccccacacacacacacacaaacacaaccaCTCAAAATTTCCTTGATATGAAGAAGGTGGGATTTCccccatgaaaataaaaattttaactgtttttatttttacggAGGCAACACTGTAGCTCTGTCTGACCtcacctaatctgtttggtcttattaatgtcccgtccccagcaaaaagtgtatttgcatgttatgctgttttacactgtaaaaaaacaattcaTAGAATTTACTCAATAAAACTGAGGTAACAATTTACGTTCAGTTTAATAGtgtaaattttacaaaatttactttaaaaattgGGTAAAATTTACACTATCAAACTGAGTGTAAACAGtgtagcgtccctaccaatgttgagaccaaatttACGCCCTTTGATGATACTATTTACTGTGGCGGCAAGGACTTTGGAGGGCGCTAAAGTTTACGTCTACGGCGTAACGGAAAATGATTGAAAAGCACTGTTCTATTTTTTTCACTCTTGTTATTTAAATACACAACCTCCCATACCAAAACAAATGACCCCGACGTGATTTGAACACGCAACCTTCTGATCTGGAGTCAGACGCGCTACCGTTGCGCCACGAGGTCCAATTGGTGTATTGCGGGGCAGTTTTAAGATTAAAACACTTTACCCGGTGGACAACATGAAGCTATTATACGGTTAATTCTGTATGCGTATTCACCGAAGCTATTGTTATTGCAGGTGCAATGGAACTTTGTGTACACTAAGTAGCAGTAGTCATTGTAAGTCTGCAAAGATTTGTAAAAAGGAATGGCAGAATAAGATCAACTAGCTGTGGAACATTAGCAAAGCACGAAAGGCGTCGAATTAACGTTGACTTGAACGTTGAATTTAGTTGGACATAAAGTTGCagccaaatgtattttttaattttataaaataCTCAGGTACAACTTCGTGGtttagtgtttttgttttgagtgcaattttcatcaaaatAGGGCCGATTAGTTTAGTTGGAGCGTGGTGCTAATAAGGTCTGGCCCCTGGGGTTTGATCCCCCTATTGGCCAATAATTTTGACTACTTTAAGGATTCTCTATCGCTCAACGATAAATTGTAAATAACTATTTGTCTACTTTTGGAGACCTTTTCCATGATGGGTTTGGGTAATTTCTATAAACATGTTATTAGGAATATAATGCGTTTTTTAGACAGCATAAGACCGACCATGACAAAGTGGCAGATAACGTTCGAAAGTCCGATTGGAATCTAAAAGTATAGCTGTAGAGCAAAAAATGCAGATGCGTTGGCCGGGAATCGAACCCGGATCAACTGCTTGGAAGGCAGCTATGCTGACCATTATACCACCAACGCACATGAAACTATCTGGATTACTTTGCTATCTTGACTACAGTACACACATCGGCGACCCTATTCCCGCAGTTGTACTACTCAAAAAAGGAACAtcatcgggggaaaaaaactggttATAGGTTAACACTTTTTTAGACCGCCCAGAGGCAGAGTTCCTGTCCCGAGGGTTTAAGACACATTTAGGCAACGAGCCAGGCGGTTGTGATTTGTTTGAACTGTAattaaattctgaatcctgaccACAGTGTACATTACCGGTAAGTTAAGTCTCTCTATACTAAAAATGTATGATTAAGCTGTTCTGCATGAAGAACCCTTATTTTCAAAAGTTCTTCACTCCATCCTGTCCTAGCTccattgtgttcttttcttaAGATTACTGCCTGTGTCTGTGGCCCATTGGTGAACAAGGGAGACGGTGTACAGAGAAAAAACAAAGATAGGATGCTTAAAAATCAGCATGAACACTGTTTGaacctttatttttttctcaatcacaACTTTTAAGTTGTGTGTGGGCGCATGCACAAGTTTTTTTTATgacagaagtccaatccatttaaactgggtggACGtcgatggctgtcaatggcagacaatgagttaaggaAGTGTCAGTTAACTCTTGCTGTCAATGCCAGCGATAGatttccaatctatttgaaccagGAGGACTGAGAGTGATGATTTTTTTAGTGTCAATGAAACAATAGAATTTAAACTAGGAGCTGCCAATTTCTcctaattcaaatggattggacgtcttatcgtcatgaatggcagccaatgagttaagactATTATTAGAAACTGCTTTTAATACAGAAAATGTGGTGGTCACACATCTTCATCAAATGCAGTGCAGTGTACATCCAACATGGTCAGTCTACAATCCTATCTATAAAATAACCAGTAGAATGTGCTTTGGgcaacatttaatgtgtgaaaAGGCACTATATGATCATATGGGTATCAAAATCACCAGGTTTAATCTCCTGATCTCCAACAGCTATTTCTCTTGGGGtttttttgcagttattttCGGTGGgagttaaaaaacaacaacaaactttTAATCAGGCCCTCCAAGGGCCATAAAATTGACTGACCAGCAATTTGAACCATATGCCTTGATAGATACTCTTCCAAACTAGCAAAAACAATCAAACTGCATGTAAAATACACTCATTCTTGCTACACGAGAAatgtaaacaatgtcatcaaaaAAGACCCTCCAATTGTTGGAACATCAAACATATGAGTCCTCAAACTGAACCAGTCCAGACAGAGCCATAAATAATCAACAAAACATTTAATATGGTGTACGTCCGCCTTTTGCGGCATTTACAGCCTCAATACTATGAGGTATTTGATTcgtacaacttgtgaattgtttccagtggaattttaagccattcgtCGGTTAGAATAAcctctaactcttttagagacgatGGGGTTGGAAATCGACGGCTTAaatgaatctctaaaactgaccataaatgctcaataatgttgaggtctggggattgtgccggccataGGAGATGCTTAACTTCATTAGAACGTTCCTCATGGCATTCTTTACCAATTATGTTTAATGTTTATGATGCCAAAACGTCAGGtgcttccattattttgtccaacccctgtaaacatttatttttcttttaaataaaacaaacacatatcAGTTAAAAAAACAGGGAtcctatatttgaaaatttgaccTGATAGAGAAATGCAGATATCAGTTTTGGATTACACACccaaaaatttgttttaaacTGGCCGACTGAACTAGACAAAGAGTATCCCtaatactaaacattaaaatggAAACCAGCAAGTTTTACATCTACCGGCATTTATTTATTACAATTTTATTACCTGTCCATTTTCCACCCAATCTGAGTCATTGACCCACTTTTGTGTCCCAACTCCGACCCACCATCAGGAAAGAATGAACAACCAAATTGCCACGAATTCGTTCCGGAGTATAAATGTATTTGCAACCCTGTAGTGTTGACGATAAAGACGTTTAAAACACTAATGTTGTGTTATAAGTGCATAGAAGAACTCATTTTCAGTAACGATTGAGCGGGTAACTAAATATTCAAAAACACATACGTAATCCCAGAGTACATTGCTCCACTGTCTGCATTACCTAATCCCACAAAGCACCGCGGGGGGCGGGGACATGACTTGTTGTCAGAGCAACCCCCATGTCAGAAGATAGACTCCGCCCAACAAATCCCCTCCGGCCAATAGAAAACCTCAGAAATGACATCATTGTTATTTTCAGGGGAGCTGCAGCTCAGAGGTGGATAAAGTTCGTCTCCACGTTGGAAGTGAAAGAAAATAGTATCCCAAATCAGGCACTATTTTCTCCGTTTGAGAAGAAGGGTCGACCTAAACAGAATATTTGGTAGGACATTTCGTTCTGTGTGGCGGGGAAACAACGCCTTTTTAATCGATGCTCGGCCGTCAACTAGAGAAAAGTTTTCTCGGGACGCCAAGTTGTCAAGCGATTCGAACTTCAACAAAAGGCGGACTCCGTCACAAGGCCGAAGAAGGCAAGCCGCATGTAAACAGTGGACTATTTTCAAGGTGAGAAGCCCTCTCCTCGAGTGACCCAAACTTCATGTCCGGGAAAATGGAAGCGACGTTTTACGACGACGCAGTGAGCGCGTCCAACCCTCACCACGACGGGGCGAGGGTGTACGGCTTCAACAcgaaagccctcaaacagtcaaTGACCCTCAATCTAAACGACCCACGGAACTTTAAACCCCACCTGGGCTCCAAGGCCCTTGACATTCTCACGTCGCCCGATGTGGGTCTGCTAAAGCTGGCCTCACCGGAGCTGGAGCGGTTAATCATCCAGTCGTGCACGGGCCTGACGACCCCTACCCCAACCCAATTCGTCTGTCCTAAGAACATCACCGACGAGCAGGAGGGCTTCGCCGAAGGCTTCGCCAAGGCTCTGGCCGACCTCCACTATCACCAGATGAGCAGCGCAGCCCCCCCTGAGGCACCGCAGGCCACCGGCGCGACATCCGGCCCATCTGCGTCCGACATCGGTGACAATCCGTACAGCTGCACGGTTCGTCCGGATCCTCCTGAGTACACTAACTTGGGCAATTTCAACCGACCCGGGTCCACCAGCGCTGGACACCCGCCCTCGTGTTACCCGGCGCCCCCACCGGCTCCCCACGTGGACCATCAGGCGCAGCATTCGAGGCTGCGTTCCCTGAAAGAAGAGCCGCAGACGGTGCCTGAGATGCCCGGGGAGACGCCGCCTCTCTCTCCCATCGACATGGAGAGCCAGGAGCGGATCAAGGCGGAGAGGAAGCGCATGAGGAATAGGGTGGCCGCGTCCAAGTGCCGGAAACGGAAGCTGGAGAGGATATCTCGTCTGGAGGACAGGGTGAAGAACCTCAAGAGCCAGCACACGGAGTTGGTGTCGTCTGCCAACATCCTGCGGGACGAGCTGGCCCTGCTCAAGCAAAAGGTCATGGACCACGTCAACAGCGGCTGTCAGCTCATCTTGACGCAGCAGCTCCAGGCTTTCTAGACTCCCGGCGGGGATGCATGATGGGACATGTCTTGGGGGACCAAATAACTCCGAGCGGCCGGAAGTCTAAATGATCGTCAGCTCAGGCACTTTCTACTTCCAACTTTTCTGCAGACACTCACCGTCGCTCAGTTTTAGTGATGAATGACGCAGACAAAACATGACGTCACAATTGTTACATTTAGGGTTCTTACTCTTTTAAAATTCTCCATCCGATACTGACGTGATGCATCGGCAGACCCTTTACCCCGCCAAATATGATGTCAAACAAGCTGCAATAAATACCACGTTAGATGCACTTGTACAGTAACACTAACATTGTCTAACCTCTACGCACTCAGGTGTGTGACGCGTTTACTGACTTAACCTGCCTTACTTACTCTTATTCCTCACATCGATGCAACTTTTGGGATGAAGGTCAGGCGCAATTCATGTTAGACGTGAAATATTTGTACGCTGTTTTTGAGCACTTCACAATTGTACATATGACTAAATAAAAAAGTTGATCTCGGAGATGCTTTGTGCATTTTTAGCCCTTCTCAGGGCAAGTGTATTTTTGGTCTTTTAAAAATTAACCCCGTAAAGACGTGGCGTTGACATACGTAAATATCTCATTTTGTATTATATAAACCACAATATTAACATAGTATTTTACAACTGAGGGTACGTGACCAAacgtgatgtccacatatgtggacgccaggtttattttataattatatgcatttttattattaatcatttttatgaataaaatgattaaatgttgatttttaaaaatgaatgaaaaacgtAACACTaccccattcaaaatggattggacgtctagcgccgctaatggcagccaattatttaaatgagtgccctataaagggttaataatAAATGTTTCCAAGTGAATTAGACATTAATCAGAGTGAGTGGGGGACAGAAACAGTCACTTCCAGTAGAGCATGGTTCGTCATGTCTTGAAAGGCGATACAAGCTTTGATTGGTTGTCTGTGCACCGGAAGCGAGGGGTGACTTGCCATATTCGGTAAGAGGGCCTAGCACAGTGGGGCGTCTTGAGTCACTGTCCCGTTTATAAGTGGTGCTAAACAAACCCACTCTTACATTAATGCAAGAAAAATCCATCATTTAATTGCCCAAAACATGTAAACAGAAAATGTTTTACTCCCTGCGTGTAAAAATATAAACAACAAATGAATAACTTGCACAGACAGGACCGCCAACAAGCTCACTTCAAtcaaactgtatatacagtattttcagaAAACCAAACATGcattaagaggcagagaaataaGAAGAGTATGTTCCCATTTCGGACTCGCACTCCCACACAATTTTTTTGGACTGCATTTAAGTGGAAGGTCTTTAATGGATCGTTTGAACTGTGGTTTGAGTTCATTGACGTTGGCACGTGAATGTCTTATCATTCTTTTTATgcaacacttttattttactttcaACTTATACAACTTTGGCCacgtatttttttccctccaaaatacaCTTTATGTACTTGAACAAAACATCACTAAGTTCATTTCCGATTTGGAGAACATTTTTCCATCTCACCTTTCGaattttaaataatctacacaaaaactaaaacatgCGTTCCCTGAGTAAATTTACTTGTCCCGAAACATTCGCTTACcacaagttttttttctaaaagaatGGGTAAAAcaaattgtagtttttttttcatatttctaTGACATAGTTGAGCCTTGATTGAATGCCCCATGCGCAACAACTAcataaacattgtttttcctATTCCTGAGAAAACGGTAACATTAGATTTGCAACCATTTTACTGTGATTAAAAAGTAGCAAGTAATGAAattataaaatgtaaaaaaaaaaatatatcaaaaatTGTTCTGTAAGCTAAGCAAATGAAAATTTGATAGTTTATTTCCTATTGTTAAAGGATATAGAGCAGAATAATTGAAGTGaacttttgttttaaatgattttGAAGCCCAAATGTTCACCGTTTCCGGAATGACCCACAAAAGACCTCAAACaaaagtttcatttttttcactgagTGATTAATACCTTTATCTGAAATCACTATTAAATGAGTGGGAAACATTATTCCTTCTCAGAAGGAGTGTTCAAGCTGGTGCTAAATTCTAAAATTTAACACTAAACTTAAACTAAACCCTTAGAACAGAACCACAGCTCCAGGTAACAATTGGCAGCCAAGAAATCTGTCAATACTAAGATGATTGTTGTTTCATCTTGGGTCATTGATCCTCTTTCTGTGCAACAGAAGTGCAGATTTCAAGCACGTGAGTCAGCATCTGGACACATTACTGTAAATCCCACGCGTTTCCACCAGAGAATTAAGTTTGTTTCCACTGAACACTGTATTCATGGATTGTGCTGCTTTCAGCTGATCAGCACACCATCTTTGGCAGCAAGTCGCTGCCGGTGTACGTGATCCTGTTCGAGTTCTTCATGACTGGGGTGCCATAGTCGAGACAGGATGCGCTCCATGTTAAGCGCATACATGGTGTGAGAGGGCATCACTCCATGATGAACCTGAAGCACACAAATATTGCATAAAACATCTTATAATCATCTACCAAACCTATTTTGTTGAATAACTGGGAGGTCATTCCTGATTTTGAGCACCCGTCTTCCCCGACCTGCAAATTATCATCTCAATCTAAAAATTTAATTCACCCCAAACTACGCTCAATGAGTCTGACCTGGAGAGCCTCCAGGAGGTCAAACATGGTGACAGGGGGTAGGGCTGTGTTTAGACTGTGGGTAGAACAAGCCAACAAGTGAACAGCTTGCTGTTCTGCTTCATCTGGGGAGATTTGAGGAGGTGGGCCGGCAGGGAGAGAAGCACTTGGAAGGGGGCTGAAAGAGGAAAATACAACAGTAGCATATTAACAGTGTAACAAACtacttttaactcattgactgccattgatgctAAAGATGTACCATCCATTTGAATTAGGATGCCTGGCTGTGACTgtcgccctcccagttcaaataggtcGGACGTCtatcaatggctgccaatgcTGTAAACACATTGCTCATTGCTCCTACCATTCAGTGACGCTGTGATAGGCAGCAAGGCTGTTTTTCAGGTAAGGCTGCGGTGTGACATCACTGCCAAAAGCGTAAGGAAAATGACCATCTCGTAAGCGATACGCTTTCCTTCGGGAAATCACAGCAGTCAAAACGTCTTTCAAATGGTGCTGCAAGCAAGCAAACATGCAAATCAGGCTTCTGTCCTTCCCTTCCTCCATCACAAGAGTGTCGTCCTGCTACATCGTCAAAGACATGCaaccatgtacagtggtacctctacttacaaacgtaattttcaggttatgacatgcctcaatgggaaaatattaccTTTTGTTAAGAAATAAATTTCAGGTtacgagagggaaaaaaatactatacAGCACtgtaaaagatacatatatacttCCTGTTTTCTGCTTCTAAATGTCGCGCCATAAGATCCTGCTGCCCTATTGATCATAATCTTTCCCATCAAGCTTCAGTAATGCGATTCTGCTCTCCTATAGGCCTATTGTTGATGACGTTTGAAGTTGGGTGTCTCATTATGAGGATGTGCACAGGCGCGATGGTGTTGCTGTAACGGGTCGACGTCTTCAACAAAAGAGCACAAGTCTCCTCACGTTTTTGTCTCACGGAGAGTTTTTTAAGCCCACACACAGCTCACTACATTAGAAGCATATTAGAGCACAGGTCTCCTTGCGTTTTTGTGTCACGAAGAGTCAAAAACAAGCATTTATTGCAATTGGATGAAAATTGTTATTTTGACAGACCTACACGTCCATCTTAAAATCTTCCTCTAAACTGATGCTTAGTACGTGGGATGAGATTTTACAAAGACgatggaagattttgatagTTGGGAAAATCCTGTAAACTCAGCATTAGGAATAGTACCATATTTTGAGTGGAAAAGACTGAGCAGTTTGTCGACAGCGCAGAAGTTTTCAGAGCCCATAAGGAGCAATTTGGAAAACACTTAAAAGATTCCTAAAAAATAAGACTTCAAACTTTTTAATACAACTTCCAATGTAGTCAAACTGTTAATTGACACAAACACTTGAAAGCAGGTGTTAAGTCTTCCTTTCAACTCACCTCCACAGCGAAGGTCATTACACTGACCGCATCTTCTGTGATATTATCGAGGCCCAACTCGAAGGCTGTCACCATCATGCGAGCCTCCAGTTGACCTCGTGTGGGTAAAAGCAAAGTATGGGCGCTGAGTCGGAGCTCCTCATCCTCACCGACCGCCTCACGTGGGCTAAATGGCTGCGCGGCACTCAGAGGATTCTGAGGCTGGAAACGATGCTGAGGGATCAAATAGGGAGAACACAAGTAACCAGGGCGCAATTTTGTTCAACCGAAACAACCTTAACGCACAAATTCAGCACTCCATTTTGGTGAAACTAACCATAAAAGAATGGAATACTTACATCAAACTTCTGTCTTGAAGAGCATTTCTTTTTTCCTTTAGGTTTGCCTGGCTTTAAAGCAGACCCACCTTGCCATTGCAGTTGGCCAGCGCCCTCTACAGGACAGAAAATCAAACTTTGTACATTATTTCAGTCACAATACACGTTACCTACCATGACTGTTGgtcatgttaaaaaaatgtgCCGTTTAGGTTCATTTGTGGTAAATCAGTCTCACTTTTCCCCCAATGTGTGATTAAATTTAagacaatgtaaaaaaataaaattttagtgACTCAATCTTCGATGCCATTTTACCAGTTTAGGTTGATATGCCTGATGGAATTGATTATGCAGTCTGCAGTACAAATGATAGCAATTTGACATATATTCAGGGGTGAGAGTGGgtggaatttcttgccggaattcCCTGACATAAAGGTCGCCGAGCCAGAATATTTTGAATTGGGGGGGAGGAGGTAGGTCAAACCGCATAGAACCACCAAAATGCAGAGAAAAATGCTATTACCCAGTAAAACACAACAGGTAATGAGGCATACAcaagaaactgattttcattaaaACAACACAACTGAAGAACATTGGGAGGTACGTTAAAATTGACGACGCTGTAAACATTGACGTTTTATACAATTAGGATATAAATAAGTAACATAAattaaccccccaaaaaatccaaatGAGTCTTACATTATGGAcattgaaatggaatatattttaacgataatgcaaacattgattttttttttttttagattatagggaaatgaataagtagccaaacataaatgaaccaaaaaaaaaaaaaaatccaaatgtaCACATTAATATGGAAGAttatctgaacctccccatcagagcaaataaaataagtCTCTTAAACTGTTTCCCTCTCTCCTTAACAAAACAAGTTGTTCGTTACATCGCtgctttgttctttttttattttgctgtaccaaaaaacacaagagcATTTGAGCCAATCACCggtaactatccatgctgatcacatgtcagtctgtcagccaattgaatgggCAACTGAGTCCAGGGTGGTTAtttgcacgcatgcgcacattgatgCAACTCGTCAGATATACTGAGACGAGATGGACAGAactccgtggaataaataattatcgacggatgacgctacacaagcactttattagacTAGTTATTAACACGGGTGTATGTAACTCAGACATTAGTAGGAGTTTTtcttggagatgcgtgtgtggctgcctggcaggtttttttaacatggggttttgaaagttgccgtcatattttcgggattgaagcactgtagcagatCGTCCCGGCCCCAGAGTCTTTTAGCAGTACGGCGTATCATACTGTTTCGGTCCACTTTCGTCCCTGCATGTAGTGTATTTAAAGATTATTTGTACTAACCAGGAGTGGAGACAATGATCTGGCAGCGTGTCAGGATTGCCAGGAGGAAGTCATTGTGAACATGGACTGTACAGAGGGGAAGAAGGTGTGcaaaaatcttattttttttcactttggaaacaaaagcagcatatttaaattaaatgtaCAAACCGTTTTCTTGTGCCAGCAGACGGCGTGCCTCAGTATCAAATTCTTCCTTGCTTATCTTCTGTTTGAACCATAGTTTCAGGTTTGCCCAGTAACTGAATTGACAGAAAACAATCGACACATATAATAACACTAACCTGTAAAATTAGTTTTGTTCCACACGACAAGAGTTATCATAgtgatatttttactttaccGATTTGGTGAGGTGTCGTCTAGAAATAGCGCTTCATCTCATTGACTTTTCCAGCCTTCCCAATTAAAATGCTATCGTCATCAATTGAACTGAAGAATGACCACTCTCTGCccgccctcccaattcaaatggaatgGCTGTCATAGTCAAAGGGACGTTACATAGCCAGATTTAATTGTTTATAGTACAGAAAACCAATGTACAGCAGCCACGAGACGGCCTCAGTAAAAGCTACATAGTGAGATATATCGAATGGACCAGTAGAAAACCTCGCGTCACTTCTAAGAGCGAAAGTGAACAAACAAACTGGCTTATTTAAATGCTTTACGAAAATAACCGACGAcggcactgtaaacgttagccacCTGCTAATTTAAACACAGGTAAACAAAGGCTAATCGACAAGAAAATTTCAGAAGACACCAGCTAAATCTCACCTTACCAGACATTAGGAATTTACTTACTGTTTCACGTTTTCACCAATCGCATCAGTTAAATTCTTTTTGGCGATTTCAAGCTCACTAGCATGAGATGCCATAGCGTTCATTGGCTCCTGTAATACGTCATCACTCAGCGACCATTTCGCTATAACTTTATTGACTCAggactagtgttgtatcggtcgcgaacgattcgttctttttgaacgaattgttttggtgaacgagaccgaactaatcatcatctgcactgattcgttctatgaaggtgccCTTGTTCaagagagtctggctgcagcccgcctctctcagtaccctgcgccgctcgtctcagtacccatcccgcagacaggaagtgacgcaatatcgcagctctcagaccggaaatgacaACATGAAGCAGCGCTCGAGCTCCGAGCTTCCGGTTTTATCGTAATAGTTTGCGTCCATTCGAACGTaaatactagtttacttttcttttcgcacgtcttttattttcggtttcagcatcactcattattatttaaataataatttatttacatgctccttaaattgatttggtgtaatcgggagattaactctttaagcgcggtcagtttgttaaagcctgctgattttaccaaaatgaaaaacacggttacagtacatcaaaattaaaatacacactaCTGCAATAAAGGTTTAATTAGTGACTGAAAGATCGCCTGTGACCTATCACAGTGTGTACTTTAGTTtgtcaattgtaaaatatactccaattgagaattattacaaaattgctgtcatccttacatttttatgaacggacacattaatatagcttcattacaatttaatgtatcaaaaacgtaatattctctcaatgttgcaaccaaaccaattttgtctttcattttgctacttaaattcattcatgtgggtgaagatcctaattaactaattcagaaactatattaaactttctgctccaggaaaggcacctttaattcaaacagaaatgacaaaagttgtcatgtgttagttgtttttttcttttatcccagacaatagttgtaggttgttttaattacctgacatttttcggcaagcactcccgccttcatcacaggtaattaaaactacctacaactaacatctgggataaaagaaaaaaaaaacaactaatttataagtgtagaaaaatgaactcaatacaaccagttctgatgtggtaaactttatttttttagttttattattttttattattatcgaGAGAATAGATATTTTCTTTAGTCAACAATCTCC
The DNA window shown above is from Corythoichthys intestinalis isolate RoL2023-P3 chromosome 14, ASM3026506v1, whole genome shotgun sequence and carries:
- the tada1 gene encoding transcriptional adapter 1, producing the protein MNAMASHASELEIAKKNLTDAIGENVKHYWANLKLWFKQKISKEEFDTEARRLLAQENVHVHNDFLLAILTRCQIIVSTPEGAGQLQWQGGSALKPGKPKGKKKCSSRQKFDHRFQPQNPLSAAQPFSPREAVGEDEELRLSAHTLLLPTRGQLEARMMVTAFELGLDNITEDAVSVMTFAVEHHLKDVLTAVISRRKAYRLRDGHFPYAFGSDVTPQPYLKNSLAAYHSVTECPLPSASLPAGPPPQISPDEAEQQAVHLLACSTHSLNTALPPVTMFDLLEALQVHHGVMPSHTMYALNMERILSRLWHPSHEELEQDHVHRQRLAAKDGVLIS
- the LOC130929807 gene encoding transcription factor Jun-like encodes the protein MSGKMEATFYDDAVSASNPHHDGARVYGFNTKALKQSMTLNLNDPRNFKPHLGSKALDILTSPDVGLLKLASPELERLIIQSCTGLTTPTPTQFVCPKNITDEQEGFAEGFAKALADLHYHQMSSAAPPEAPQATGATSGPSASDIGDNPYSCTVRPDPPEYTNLGNFNRPGSTSAGHPPSCYPAPPPAPHVDHQAQHSRLRSLKEEPQTVPEMPGETPPLSPIDMESQERIKAERKRMRNRVAASKCRKRKLERISRLEDRVKNLKSQHTELVSSANILRDELALLKQKVMDHVNSGCQLILTQQLQAF